GCCATGATCCGCAAGTGAGATGAAACTTCATTGAGCAGACGCAGCCCTTCAAAGATTTTGCGGTCACCAGGTGATTGACTGTCAAAGGTAATTCGACGAGAGCGTACCTGCTGGGCACGCTGCTTGACGAGTTTACTCGCCCGGTGATAAATCTGCTGCAGAATGCCGACCTGCAACGGTTCCCAACCATGACAACTGAGCAGCGGCGGAATAAACGGCTCATGCAACTGTGGCACCGCTTCCGCCTTGGCGGACCGTTCCACCCGTGCCAGCGGAATCACTTCATAACCAGCAAAATCATCCAGGCTGGTCAGCAGTCGGACGTTGAGTTGCTTGAATTGTATCTGCCAGGCGTTTTGCCCGCTGTTTTCATCGACGATACCTTCACGGGGTATTTCCGCACGGTAGCGAATGGTGATATCTTCGGGACCACCCAGGTTGCTGCGGGTTGGCTGCAGTGCGGGTACGGCCAGCACCATTTCCAGCGGGTTCTGCCGGGCCAGAGCATCGCGAAAATCGATCGAGGAGATAATGCCATCCTGCGGCACTCGCACCAGCGTGCCATCCCTCAACCGGGCTTGCAGCCGACGTACTTCAAACCGGTAGTTCTGCAGGGCATCGAGATTGATCTCGATACTCTGCACCCCCCAGTTGTAATTGACATCCCACTGGGAGGACAAATGCATCTGCTCATGCCAGTACCTGTCCGAGGCCTGAAAATGATGAGGCCGCAGAAACATACCCTGATGCCAGAGTACCGCATGAGAACTCATGAACGTTACCTGTTGGAGAACTGTCGAAAAGCGTCCCTATCTTAACAGATGTATTTTCTTTTGGTAACAGAAACAAGCAGAAATGGCCGAGGACTTCGGTTTCTGGCTATCGGATGGTAGGGATTGGTGAGAGTTTTCGAGGGTTTCAAGAAGGAAAGGAACAGAATCACACCCCGTAAGTTAAATTGTATTGATCAAATACTCAGGCAAGTCAGTAAGAAACTCCGCCTGGTGAGACGTGGTTGGCGCTACCGGTCATTTGCAAAGATGATGCAGAGTATGTGAGGCCATGGTTATAAAGCATGGCCTCAAGGATTTTCAATGGAGAAACTTAATCGTCGTTCAGGATCGTGCCAATGCCACGGTTTCTGACAATCACCGAATTGCTGCTGTTGCCGAACAAG
This DNA window, taken from Planctomycetia bacterium, encodes the following:
- the tssK gene encoding type VI secretion system baseplate subunit TssK; amino-acid sequence: MSSHAVLWHQGMFLRPHHFQASDRYWHEQMHLSSQWDVNYNWGVQSIEINLDALQNYRFEVRRLQARLRDGTLVRVPQDGIISSIDFRDALARQNPLEMVLAVPALQPTRSNLGGPEDITIRYRAEIPREGIVDENSGQNAWQIQFKQLNVRLLTSLDDFAGYEVIPLARVERSAKAEAVPQLHEPFIPPLLSCHGWEPLQVGILQQIYHRASKLVKQRAQQVRSRRITFDSQSPGDRKIFEGLRLLNEVSSHLRIMAHAQGVHPLTAYMELCRLVGKLAILGPNMEPPDDLPMYEHDNLGHCFYTVANYINELLGRGDQEGYEDAQFIGSGLRMKVNMEPRWLAQGYQMFVGVECPLSTDQVVRLLERILNMKIGSLDNVDDIFQRGLRGLAFTHIRNQPRVLPDSHTLSYFQINRTLSPDEWAAVQRTLSIAIRLNEKLIAGSIDGQSEISIRADGVITKMQFTLYVVPPETHAAVRNE